From Pedobacter aquae:
CGTATAGAACGACAGTTATTGTATGCCCGCTTCCGCTATAAAGCAACCATAGAGGAGATAAAGCACTATATAGAGCGAAATATCGACAGGAACCAGCTGATGCGCCTTGCCGAATGTAGCTTTATCGACCGCAATGAAAACCTGCTGATTACCGGAAGCACCGGTATCGGAAAGAGCTATGTGGCCTCAGCCATTGGACACCAGGCCTGCTTTTCAGGCTATAGAGTACTTTATGCAAGCACTCCTAAATTATTCGCTAAATTGAAGATGGCCAAGGCTGATGGATCCTATAGTAAGGAAATCCTTAAAATAGAAAGGCAACAGTTACTGATACTCGATGACTTTGGTATCCAGCCCTTTGATGCCCAAAACCGGGCAGCAC
This genomic window contains:
- the istB gene encoding IS21-like element helper ATPase IstB, translating into MNTNTLEKMRSMKFFGMFHAFKSSLESGQTDGYTGDELLAHLLEAEWDYRQNRRIERQLLYARFRYKATIEEIKHYIERNIDRNQLMRLAECSFIDRNENLLITGSTGIGKSYVASAIGHQACFSGYRVLYASTPKLFAKLKMAKADGSYSKEILKIERQQLLILDDFGIQPFDAQNRAALMEIIEDRHGKSSMIITSQLPVGKWHELIGEKTIADAILDRIVHDAHRMELQGESMRKKRNQEPLKNHS